The Equus przewalskii isolate Varuska chromosome 8, EquPr2, whole genome shotgun sequence genome has a window encoding:
- the SLC45A4 gene encoding solute carrier family 45 member 4 isoform X2 translates to MRGGGKGREEPGNLGPCPLGARRSRPAGLQGGGAAATAAPPLQRRRRAQEGLPEQYYSLTWFLSPILGLIFTPLIGSASDRCTLSWGRRRPFILALCVGVLFGVALFLNGSAIGLALGDVPSRQPIGIILTVLGVVVLDFSADATEGPIRAYLLDVVDSEEQDMALNIHAFSAGLGGAVGYVLGGLDWTQTFLSTWFRTQNQVLFFFAAIIFTVSVALHLFSIEEEQYSPQQERSVEAADALPPAARLSVPDGGATMFPDEVQSEHELALDYLDVDMVRSKSDSVLHVPDAALDLEPELLFLHDIEPSIFHDASYPNTPRSTSQELVKAKLPCLSPLLREPANEDETLLDNRSNEAKVPNGSGSPLKDGLSGYTRVDIKPSATSSSMRRRRHMFRRQASSTFSYYGKIGAHRYRYRRANAVVLIKPSRSMSDLYDLQKRQRQRCRHRNQSGATNSSGDTESEEGDGETTVRLLWLSMLKMPRELMRLCLCHLLTWFSVIAEAVFYTDFMGQVIFEGDPKAPSNSTAWQAYNAGVKMGCWGLVIYAATGAICSALLQKYLDNYDLSIRVIYVLGTLGFSIGTAVMAMFANVYVAMIMISTMGIVSMSISYCPYALLGQYHDSKEYVHHSPGNSKRGFGIDCAILSCQVYISQILVASALGGVVDAVGTVRVIPMVASVGSFLGFLTATFLVIYPEVSEEAKDEQRGLPCQPSAEGGSGGEKPSVLKLSRKEGPQGPVVTESMV, encoded by the exons GCCTTCCGGAGCAGTATTACAGTCTCACCTGGTTCCTGAGCCCCATCCTCGGCCTCATCTTCACACCGCTCATCGGCTCGGCGAGTGACCGCTGCACCCTGAGCTGGGGCCGCCGCCGGCCTTTCATCCTGGCCCTCTGCGTGGGCGTGCTCTTCGGTGTGGCGCTTTTCCTGAACGGCTCTGCCATCG GTCTGGCCCTCGGTGATGTCCCCAGCCGGCAGCCCATTGGTATCATCCTCACAGTGCTGGGGGTGGTGGTCCTGGATTTCAGCGCTGATGCCACCGAGGGGCCCATCCGCGCCTACCTGCTGGACGTGGTGGACAGCGAGGAGCAGGACATGGCCCTCAACATCCACGCCTTCTCTGCTG gcCTCGGCGGGGCCGTCGGCTACGTGCTGGGCGGGCTGGACTGGACCCAGACCTTCCTGAGCACCTGGTTCCGAACACAGAACCAGGTGCTCTTCTTCTTCGCGGCCATCATCTTCACGGTGTCGGTGGCCTTGCACCTCTTCAGCATCGAGGAGGAGCAGTACAGCCCCCAGCAGGAGCGGAGCGTGGAGGCGGCTGACGCTCTGCCCCCCGCCGCCCGCCTGAGCGTGCCGGATGGTGGTGCCACCATGTTCCCAGACGAGGTGCAGTCAGAGCACGAGCTGGCCCTGGACtacctggacgtggacatggtgCGGAGCAAGAGCGACTCGGTGCTGCACGTGCCAGACGCCGCCCTGGACCTGGAGCCCGAGCTGCTCTTCCTGCACGACATTGAGCCGTCCATCTTCCACGACGCCTCTTACCCCAACACCCCGCGCAGCACCAGTCAGGAGCTCGTCAAGGCCAAGCTGCCCTGCCTGTCCCCACTGCTCAGGGAACCTGCGAACGAGGACGAGACGCTGCTTGATAATCGCTCAAACGAAGCCAAAGTCCCAAACGGAAGTGGCTCCCCCCTAAAAGACGGCCTCAGCGGCTACACCAGGGTAGACATAAAGCCCTCAGCCACGTCCAGTTCCATGAGACGGCGAAGACACATGTTCCGCCGGCAGGCCTCCAGCACCTTCTCCTACTACGGCAAGATCGGTGCCCACCGCTACCGCTACCGGCGGGCCAACGCCGTGGTCCTGATCAAGCCATCACGCAGCATGAGCGACCTGTATGACCTGCAGAAGCGGCAGAGGCAGCGCTGCCGGCACCGGAACCAGAGCGGGGCCACCAACTCCAGCGGGGACACGGAGAGCGAGGAGGGGGACGGGGAGACCACTGTGCGGCTGCTGTGGCTGTCCATGCTGAAGATGCCCCGGGAGCTGATGCGGCTCTGCCTCTGCCATCTGCTCACCTGGTTCTCTGTCATCGCCGAGGCCGTGTTCTACACTGACTTCATGGGCCAGGTCATCTTCGAAGGGGACCCCAAG GCCCCCTCCAACTCAACGGCCTGGCAGGCCTACAACGCCGGCGTGAAGATGGGCTGCTGGGGCCTGGTCATCTACGCGGCGACCGGCGCCATTTGCTCAG CCCTGCTACAGAAGTATTTGGACAACTACGACCTGAGCATCAGGGTCATCTATGTGCTGGGGACGCTGGGCTTCTCCATCGGCACGGCCGTGATGGCCATGTTCGCCAATGTCTACGTCGCCATGATCATGATCAGCACCATGGGCATCGTCTCCATGAGCATCTCCTACTGCCCCTACGCCCTGCTTGGGCAGTACCACGACAGCAAGGAG TACGTGCACCACAGCCCCGGGAACTCCAAGCGCGGCTTCGGCATCGACTGTGCCATCCTCTCCTGCCAGGTCTACATCTCCCAGATCCTGGTGGCGTCTGCCCTGGGGGGCGTGGTCGACGCTGTTGGGACTGTGCGCGTCATCCCCATGGTGGCCTCTGTGGGCTCTTTCCTGGGCTTCCTGACAGCCACGTTCCTGGTGATCTACCCAGAGGTGTCGGAAGAAGCCAAGGACGAGCAGCGGGGCCTGCCGTGCCAGCCCTCGGCTGAAGGCGGGAGTGGCGGCGAGAAGCCCTCCGTGCTGAAGCTCTCCCGGAAGGAGGGCCCGCAGGGGCCGGTGGTGACGGAGTCGATGGTCTGA
- the SLC45A4 gene encoding solute carrier family 45 member 4 isoform X3, with amino-acid sequence MLVRVKACFYGESPRRSCQHYSRVPCTTSRHPTPLSRQRQPGLPEQYYSLTWFLSPILGLIFTPLIGSASDRCTLSWGRRRPFILALCVGVLFGVALFLNGSAIGLALGDVPSRQPIGIILTVLGVVVLDFSADATEGPIRAYLLDVVDSEEQDMALNIHAFSAGLGGAVGYVLGGLDWTQTFLSTWFRTQNQVLFFFAAIIFTVSVALHLFSIEEEQYSPQQERSVEAADALPPAARLSVPDGGATMFPDEVQSEHELALDYLDVDMVRSKSDSVLHVPDAALDLEPELLFLHDIEPSIFHDASYPNTPRSTSQELVKAKLPCLSPLLREPANEDETLLDNRSNEAKVPNGSGSPLKDGLSGYTRVDIKPSATSSSMRRRRHMFRRQASSTFSYYGKIGAHRYRYRRANAVVLIKPSRSMSDLYDLQKRQRQRCRHRNQSGATNSSGDTESEEGDGETTVRLLWLSMLKMPRELMRLCLCHLLTWFSVIAEAVFYTDFMGQVIFEGDPKAPSNSTAWQAYNAGVKMGCWGLVIYAATGAICSALLQKYLDNYDLSIRVIYVLGTLGFSIGTAVMAMFANVYVAMIMISTMGIVSMSISYCPYALLGQYHDSKEYVHHSPGNSKRGFGIDCAILSCQVYISQILVASALGGVVDAVGTVRVIPMVASVGSFLGFLTATFLVIYPEVSEEAKDEQRGLPCQPSAEGGSGGEKPSVLKLSRKEGPQGPVVTESMV; translated from the exons GCCTTCCGGAGCAGTATTACAGTCTCACCTGGTTCCTGAGCCCCATCCTCGGCCTCATCTTCACACCGCTCATCGGCTCGGCGAGTGACCGCTGCACCCTGAGCTGGGGCCGCCGCCGGCCTTTCATCCTGGCCCTCTGCGTGGGCGTGCTCTTCGGTGTGGCGCTTTTCCTGAACGGCTCTGCCATCG GTCTGGCCCTCGGTGATGTCCCCAGCCGGCAGCCCATTGGTATCATCCTCACAGTGCTGGGGGTGGTGGTCCTGGATTTCAGCGCTGATGCCACCGAGGGGCCCATCCGCGCCTACCTGCTGGACGTGGTGGACAGCGAGGAGCAGGACATGGCCCTCAACATCCACGCCTTCTCTGCTG gcCTCGGCGGGGCCGTCGGCTACGTGCTGGGCGGGCTGGACTGGACCCAGACCTTCCTGAGCACCTGGTTCCGAACACAGAACCAGGTGCTCTTCTTCTTCGCGGCCATCATCTTCACGGTGTCGGTGGCCTTGCACCTCTTCAGCATCGAGGAGGAGCAGTACAGCCCCCAGCAGGAGCGGAGCGTGGAGGCGGCTGACGCTCTGCCCCCCGCCGCCCGCCTGAGCGTGCCGGATGGTGGTGCCACCATGTTCCCAGACGAGGTGCAGTCAGAGCACGAGCTGGCCCTGGACtacctggacgtggacatggtgCGGAGCAAGAGCGACTCGGTGCTGCACGTGCCAGACGCCGCCCTGGACCTGGAGCCCGAGCTGCTCTTCCTGCACGACATTGAGCCGTCCATCTTCCACGACGCCTCTTACCCCAACACCCCGCGCAGCACCAGTCAGGAGCTCGTCAAGGCCAAGCTGCCCTGCCTGTCCCCACTGCTCAGGGAACCTGCGAACGAGGACGAGACGCTGCTTGATAATCGCTCAAACGAAGCCAAAGTCCCAAACGGAAGTGGCTCCCCCCTAAAAGACGGCCTCAGCGGCTACACCAGGGTAGACATAAAGCCCTCAGCCACGTCCAGTTCCATGAGACGGCGAAGACACATGTTCCGCCGGCAGGCCTCCAGCACCTTCTCCTACTACGGCAAGATCGGTGCCCACCGCTACCGCTACCGGCGGGCCAACGCCGTGGTCCTGATCAAGCCATCACGCAGCATGAGCGACCTGTATGACCTGCAGAAGCGGCAGAGGCAGCGCTGCCGGCACCGGAACCAGAGCGGGGCCACCAACTCCAGCGGGGACACGGAGAGCGAGGAGGGGGACGGGGAGACCACTGTGCGGCTGCTGTGGCTGTCCATGCTGAAGATGCCCCGGGAGCTGATGCGGCTCTGCCTCTGCCATCTGCTCACCTGGTTCTCTGTCATCGCCGAGGCCGTGTTCTACACTGACTTCATGGGCCAGGTCATCTTCGAAGGGGACCCCAAG GCCCCCTCCAACTCAACGGCCTGGCAGGCCTACAACGCCGGCGTGAAGATGGGCTGCTGGGGCCTGGTCATCTACGCGGCGACCGGCGCCATTTGCTCAG CCCTGCTACAGAAGTATTTGGACAACTACGACCTGAGCATCAGGGTCATCTATGTGCTGGGGACGCTGGGCTTCTCCATCGGCACGGCCGTGATGGCCATGTTCGCCAATGTCTACGTCGCCATGATCATGATCAGCACCATGGGCATCGTCTCCATGAGCATCTCCTACTGCCCCTACGCCCTGCTTGGGCAGTACCACGACAGCAAGGAG TACGTGCACCACAGCCCCGGGAACTCCAAGCGCGGCTTCGGCATCGACTGTGCCATCCTCTCCTGCCAGGTCTACATCTCCCAGATCCTGGTGGCGTCTGCCCTGGGGGGCGTGGTCGACGCTGTTGGGACTGTGCGCGTCATCCCCATGGTGGCCTCTGTGGGCTCTTTCCTGGGCTTCCTGACAGCCACGTTCCTGGTGATCTACCCAGAGGTGTCGGAAGAAGCCAAGGACGAGCAGCGGGGCCTGCCGTGCCAGCCCTCGGCTGAAGGCGGGAGTGGCGGCGAGAAGCCCTCCGTGCTGAAGCTCTCCCGGAAGGAGGGCCCGCAGGGGCCGGTGGTGACGGAGTCGATGGTCTGA